AGGGCGGGGTGTGTTATGAATCACCACCGAGTTGATATGACCCAAAACGTTAATCTGAGGAAACAAACCCATTTTTCCAGCAAATGTGGACACATGCCGGTCATCAAATCTTTGGCCAAAAATCCGGGTCATCTACGCGACAGCCAAAAAGGGATGATATCCCCGACAGCCAAAAAGGGATGATATCCCCGACACCAAAAAGGGATGATATCCCCGACAGCCAAAAACAGGCCCTTGCCTGAAAAAGGACAAAACGAACCCAATTTGCTGTAACTAAAATAGAGGTATGATACTGCAAGGATTTTTCGTAAAAAATAATGTGGATAACTTCGCCAATTCCGGTGATTGGAGTCCGTCCCCGCAAACCAGCCACCGATATTTATTTCAAAAGCTTTTTAATCTCTTCGAGAAATTCGGTGGTGTCGGCGAATTTACGATAGACCGACGCGAAACGGACATAAGCGATCTCGTCAACCTCTTTGAGCTTGTCCATTATCATCTCACCGACATATTTTGAGGTTACTTCGTTACGTGACAATTCCTGAAGCGACGTTTCAATCTCGGCCACTATCTCCTCGATTTTCTTGGAGCTTACCGGCCGTTTGTTGCAAGCGAGTTTGATGCCGTGAATGATTTTATTGCGGTCGAACGCTTCGCGGGTATCGTCGGTCTTGACGACAGTCAGCGTTACCGCTTCGATATATTCATAAGTCGTAAACCGCTCGGAGCATTTGAGGCATTCCCGGCGGCGGCGCACCGCCCGGCCGTCCTGCACCGGCCGCGAATCGACGACCTTGTTTTCTTCATGGCTGCAAAAGGGGCATTTCATGCGGTTTTCGTCACCTTATCAATAATATTCGCGAATCCAATTGTATATGATAAAAATAGATTACGCAACCACAATCTCAAAATCGGATATTTTTTTGAGGGAAAAATAATCAAACGCCGAGCCGTTGCGTACGGCGATCTCGAGATGCCCGCCCGAACCGATATAGGCCACAAGTTTCCCCGATTTGACATCCGAAAAACATTTTTGGATTGGACCGACCTCTTCCCCGTTAACGCTGACACTTTTCTTATCCAAATTCCGCGTCGATTCGATATTGGTAATCATATTCCCAAACCGGTCAACCCAGATAACCCGCCCAAAGATTTTATTTTTCTTCCGGATGGGCTTAATATTCGGCAATTCTGATATGGTCTTACTGGCACGACCAAGGCATGACGGATTAATCCCTAAAGACAGATAAGCCGCCGCCGGGGCCATAATATCTCGTCCATGAAACACCGGCGATATTTCCGCGAGGGCATATTTGCGATTGGTTACCGAATGAATAGAAATAATTTCCTTATTTGGAATAAACGACAGCAACCCGTTATCGGGAGCGATAAATTTATATTTGCATGTGGTTACAGCAATGATTTTCCGTTTGCTCCCTACGCCCGGATCGACAACCGCGACGTGCACCGTTCCCGGAGGAAAATACCGGTGATGAGTTTTGATCAGATACCATCCCCCGGCAATATCCTGCGGAGGAATTTCATGGCTGATCGTGACAACCCTGGCATTCGGATTAATGCCGTATATAACGCCTTCAAGAACGCCCTGATAGCCGTCACAACTTCCAAAATCGGTCGTGAGAGTAATTACAGATCCCAAAAATTGAACCCCGTCTTTGGATCTTTTTTACGATTGAGCTTTTTATTTAATACGCGGATAAAAACTTCGAGCGTAACCGCGACCTCGCCTTTGAAAAAATGCCCTCCGGTGAGTTTGTAATTGGAATCAGCTACGGTAATATGGGCGTGCACGAATGGCCTTTTGTTAATATAACTGATATTGCCGATCAGGCTGACGACTTCGATCGTTTTATTAATTTGTTTGGTTTGATACTTATTACGGCGGGTATCGAAATATCCGATTTGAATATTTCTGACGGCTCCAATGCCCTGCAAAACACCGGCGGGGATTTTCTGTTTGGCAATAAAAGCCTGAAGACTTTCGATTACCTCTTCACCCTTGTCGAGACGGACAAGAAAACCACCGGTGACTTTGCGAAATTTCATTTATTTATCTTCTTCTTCCTCGACTTCCTCCTCTTTAGCAACTGACTTATCTTCGTCGCCCGATACGTCTTCGCCCTCTTCGTCCTCATCAAGATCGAGATCTTCATCATCTATTTCAAGATCGTCGACATTGATTTCTTTTCCGGCCAGCCAATCGAGATAGTCTGGATTTCCGGTGGTTATATCATAGGCAATAAACTCGGGAACCTCGTATGGATGAATTTCACGAACTCGCTGGATTAGCTCGTCGGTCTTTTCGGACATGAATTTCACGATCAGCAAAGATTCATGCGCCTTTTCGACCTGGCCTTCCCAGCGGTAAAGTGACAGCATTTGATCGATAATGTTAACGCAGGCCGCCAACTCTTCTTTAACCAGAGTTTGAGCAATCTGCTCGGCGACTTCCCCCGGCGCGGTAATATAACCAATGCGGTATTCGCTCATTTTTGCAGCTTTCTATTTAAGACGTTCTCAACACTTTCAATTTTTCCGTCCAGCCTTTTACGGGCGCCTTTGCGGTCATCAATCGTAATCGAGAGATAAACCCGATTATGCGCTCTCCGCATGCTGTCACGGCATTTCTTAATTAGAGCTATC
This genomic interval from Candidatus Zixiibacteriota bacterium contains the following:
- the nrdR gene encoding transcriptional regulator NrdR, which codes for MKCPFCSHEENKVVDSRPVQDGRAVRRRRECLKCSERFTTYEYIEAVTLTVVKTDDTREAFDRNKIIHGIKLACNKRPVSSKKIEEIVAEIETSLQELSRNEVTSKYVGEMIMDKLKEVDEIAYVRFASVYRKFADTTEFLEEIKKLLK
- the cutA gene encoding divalent-cation tolerance protein CutA, producing the protein MSEYRIGYITAPGEVAEQIAQTLVKEELAACVNIIDQMLSLYRWEGQVEKAHESLLIVKFMSEKTDELIQRVREIHPYEVPEFIAYDITTGNPDYLDWLAGKEINVDDLEIDDEDLDLDEDEEGEDVSGDEDKSVAKEEEVEEEEDK
- a CDS encoding SAM-dependent chlorinase/fluorinase, coding for MGSVITLTTDFGSCDGYQGVLEGVIYGINPNARVVTISHEIPPQDIAGGWYLIKTHHRYFPPGTVHVAVVDPGVGSKRKIIAVTTCKYKFIAPDNGLLSFIPNKEIISIHSVTNRKYALAEISPVFHGRDIMAPAAAYLSLGINPSCLGRASKTISELPNIKPIRKKNKIFGRVIWVDRFGNMITNIESTRNLDKKSVSVNGEEVGPIQKCFSDVKSGKLVAYIGSGGHLEIAVRNGSAFDYFSLKKISDFEIVVA
- a CDS encoding PPC domain-containing DNA-binding protein gives rise to the protein MKFRKVTGGFLVRLDKGEEVIESLQAFIAKQKIPAGVLQGIGAVRNIQIGYFDTRRNKYQTKQINKTIEVVSLIGNISYINKRPFVHAHITVADSNYKLTGGHFFKGEVAVTLEVFIRVLNKKLNRKKDPKTGFNFWDL
- a CDS encoding MTH1187 family thiamine-binding protein translates to MIAQFTIFPVGARESLSKDVAKILDIIDKSGLTYRFTSMSTQVEGSWDEVIALIKKCRDSMRRAHNRVYLSITIDDRKGARKRLDGKIESVENVLNRKLQK